A genome region from Vulpes lagopus strain Blue_001 chromosome 7, ASM1834538v1, whole genome shotgun sequence includes the following:
- the RAD23A gene encoding UV excision repair protein RAD23 homolog A isoform X2, whose translation MAVTITLKTLQQQTFKIRMEPDETVKVLKEKIEAEKGRDAFPVAGQKLIYAGKILSDDVPIRDYRIDEKNFVVVMVTKAKTSPGTSVPPEASPTAAPESSTSFPPAPASGMSHPPPTAREDKSPSEESVPTTSPESVSGSVPSSGSSGREEDAASTLVTGSEYETMLTEIMSMGYERERVVAALRASYNNPHRAVEYLLTGIPGSPEPEHGSVQESQVSEQPATEGGENPLEFLRDQPQFQNMRQVIQQNPALLPALLQQLGQENPQLLQQISRHQEQFIQMLNEPPGELADISDVEGEVGAIGEEAPQMNYIQVTPQEKEAIERLKALGFPESLVIQAYFACEKNENLAANFLLSQNFDDE comes from the exons ATGGCCGTCACCATCACGCTCAAAACGCTGCAGCAGCAGACCTTCAAAATCCGCATGGAGCCTGACGAGACG GTGAAGGTGctaaaggagaaaatagaagctGAGAAGGGTCGTGATGCCTTCCCTGTGGCTGGACAGAAACTCATCTATGCTGGCAAGATCCTGAGTGATGACGTTCCCATCAGGGACTATCGCATTGATGAGAAGAATTTCGTGGTCGTTATGGTGACCAAG GCCAAAACTAGTCCAGGCACCTCAGTACCCCCAGAGGCCTCACCCACTGCTGCCCCGGAGTCCTCCACATCCTTCCCTCCGGCCCCTGCCTCAGGCAtgtcccatcccccacctactgCCAGAGAGGACAAGAGCCCATCGGAGGAATCAGTCCCCACGACATCCCCGGAGTCCGTGTCAGG CTCTGTTCCTTCTTCAGGTAGCAGCGGGCGAGAGGAAGATGCAGCATCCACACTAG TGACTGGTTCTGAGTATGAGACGATGCTGACAGAGATCATGTCCATGGGCTATGAGAGGGAGCGGGTCGTGGCCGCCCTGAGAGCCAGCtacaacaacccccaccgagccgtGGAGTATCTACTCACG GGAATTCCTGGGAGTCCCGAGCCAGAACATGGTTCTGTCCAGGAGAGCCAGGTGTCGGAGCAGCCAGCCACAGAAGGAG GAGAGAACCCCCTGGAGTTCCTGCGGGACCAGCCCCAGTTCCAGAATATGCGGCAGGTGATTCAGCAGAACCCGGCACTACTGCCTGCCCTGCTCCAGCAGCTGGGCCAAGAGAATCCTCAGCTTTTGCAG CAAATTAGTCGGCACCAGGAGCAGTTCATCCAGATGCTGAATGAGCCCCCTGGGGAGCTGGCAGACATCTCAGatgtggagggggaggtgggcgcCATAGGGGAGGAGGCTCCACAGATGAACTACATCCAGGTGACACCACAGGAGAAAGAAGCTATAGAGAGG TTGAAGGCCCTGGGCTTCCCAGAGAGCCTGGTGATCCAGGCCTACTTCGCTTGTGAAAAAAACGAGAACTTGGCTGCCAACTTCCTCCTGAGTCAGAACTTTGATGACGAGTGA
- the GADD45GIP1 gene encoding growth arrest and DNA damage-inducible proteins-interacting protein 1 has translation MAAPVRRARSLLGLPATLGRGSRDYRAPPPPRRLPGPWWPDPDDPLTPRWQLGPRYAAKQFGRHGAASGVAPGSLWPSREQLRELEAEEREWCPSLAAMQESLRVQQLAAEQKRQAREQLIAERMAKMPQMIENWRRQQQERREKEQADKERRARLQAEAQERLGYHVDPRSARFQELLQDLEKQQRKRLKEEKQRQKKEARAAALATTMAQDSAAPSS, from the exons ATGGCGGCGCCCGTGCGGCGGGCGCGCAGCTTGCTAGGGTTGCCGGCTACCCTGGGCCGCGGCTCCCGTGATTACCGGGCTCCGCCGCCCCCACGCCGTTTGCCAGGGCCCTGGTGGCCAGACCCGGACGACCCGCTGACCCCGCGCTGGCAGCTGGGGCCGCGCTATGCGGCCAAGCAGTTCGGGCGGCACGGCGCCGCCTCCGGGGTGGCCCCCGGTTCTCTGTGGCCGTCGCGGGAGCAGCTGCGGGAGCTGGAAGCTGAGGAGCGCGAATGGTGCCCGAGCCTCGCGGCCATGCAGGAGTCGCTGCGGGTGCAGCAGCTGGCGGCGGAGCAGAAGCGTCAGGCCAG ggagcagcTCATTGCAGAGCGCATGGCCAAGATGCCACAGATGATTGAGAActggcggcggcagcagcaggagCGCAGGGAGAAGGAACAGGCAGACAAGGAGCGGCGGGCCCGACTGCAGGCCGAGGCCCAGGAGCGCCTGGGCTACCACGTGGACCCGAGGAGTGCCCGCTTCCAGGAGCTGCTGCAGGACCTGGAGAAGCAGCAGCGCAAACGCCTCAAGGAGgagaaacaaagacagaagaAGGAGGCACGAGCTGCGGCACTGGCCACTACTATGGCCCAAGACTCTGCAGCACCCAGCTCCTGA
- the CALR gene encoding calreticulin, with product MLLPVPLLLGLVGLAAAEPAIYFKEQFLDGDGWTDRWIESKHKSDFGKFVLSSGKFYGDQEKDKGLQTSQDARFYALSARFEPFSNKGQTLVVQFTVKHEQNIDCGGGYVKLFPDGLDQTDMHGDSEYNIMFGPDICGPGTKKVHVIFNYKGKNVLINKDIRCKDDEFTHLYTLIVRPDNTYEVKIDNSQVESGSLEDDWDFLPPKKIKDPDASKPEDWDERAKIDDPTDSKPEDWDKPEHIPDPDAKKPEDWDEEMDGEWEPPVIQNPEYKGEWKPRQIDNPDYKGTWIHPEIDNPEYSPDSNIYAYENFAVLGLDLWQVKSGTIFDNFLITNDEAYAEEFGNETWGVTKAAEKQMKDKQDEEQRLKEEEEDKKRKEEEEADKEDEEDKDEDEEDEDDKEEEEEDDAAAGQAKDEL from the exons ATGCTGCTACCCGTACCGCTGCTGCTCGGCCTCGTCGGCCTGGCCGCTGCCGAACCCGCCATCTACTTCAAGGAGCAGTTTCTGGACGGAG ACGGGTGGACCGACCGCTGGATCGAATCCAAACACAAGTCAGATTTTGGTAAATTTGTTCTCAGTTCCGGCAAGTTCTACGGTGACCAGGAGAAGGATAAAG GGCTGCAGACAAGCCAGGATGCCCGCTTTTACGCTTTGTCGGCCAGATTTGAGCCCTTCAGCAACAAAGGCCAGACACTGGTGGTGCAGTTCACCGTAAAACATGAGCAAAACATCGACTGTGGGGGCGGCTACGTGAAGCTATTTCCAGATGGTTTGGACCAGACGGACATGCACGGAGACTCTGAGTACAACATCATGTTTG GCCCGGATATCTGTGGCCCCGGCACCAAGAAGGTTCATGTCATCTTCAACTACAAGGGCAAGAACGTCCTGATCAACAAGGACATTCGTTGCAAG GATGATGAATTCACACACCTGTATACGCTGATTGTGCGGCCGGATAACACCTATGAGGTGAAGATTGACAACAGCCAGGTGGAGTCAGGCTCCTTGGAGGATGATTGGGACTTCCTGCCTCCCAAGAAGATAAAGGATCCCGATGCTTCGAAGCCTGAAGACTGGGACGAGCGGGCCAAGATTGATGACCCCACAGACTCCAAGCCTGAG GACTGGGACAAACCTGAGCACATCCCTGACCCTGATGCTAAAAAGCCAGAGGACTGGGATGAAGAGATGGATGGAGAGTGGGAACCACCTGTAATTCAGAACCCTGAGTACAAG GGCGAGTGGAAGCCCCGGCAGATTGACAACCCAGATTACAAGGGCACTTGGATCCACCCAGAGATCGACAACCCTGAGTACTCTCCTGATAGCAACATCTATGCCTATGAAAACTTTGCTGTTCTGGGCTTAGATCTCTGGCAG GTCAAGTCTGGCACTATCTTTGACAACTTCCTCATCACCAACGACGAGGCGTATGCAGAGGAGTTTGGAAACGAGACCTGGGGTGTCACGAAG GCGGCAGAGAAGCAGATGAAGGACAAGCAGGATGAGGAGCAGAGgctaaaggaggaggaggaggacaagaagcgcaaggaagaagaggaggcagacaaggaagatgaggaagacaAGGACgaggatgaggaggatgaggatgacaaggaggaagaagaagaggatgaTGCTGCCGCTGGCCAGGCCAAGGACGAGCTGTAG
- the RAD23A gene encoding UV excision repair protein RAD23 homolog A isoform X1 codes for MAVTITLKTLQQQTFKIRMEPDETVKVLKEKIEAEKGRDAFPVAGQKLIYAGKILSDDVPIRDYRIDEKNFVVVMVTKAKTSPGTSVPPEASPTAAPESSTSFPPAPASGMSHPPPTAREDKSPSEESVPTTSPESVSGSVPSSGSSGREEDAASTLVTGSEYETMLTEIMSMGYERERVVAALRASYNNPHRAVEYLLTGIPGSPEPEHGSVQESQVSEQPATEGAGENPLEFLRDQPQFQNMRQVIQQNPALLPALLQQLGQENPQLLQQISRHQEQFIQMLNEPPGELADISDVEGEVGAIGEEAPQMNYIQVTPQEKEAIERLKALGFPESLVIQAYFACEKNENLAANFLLSQNFDDE; via the exons ATGGCCGTCACCATCACGCTCAAAACGCTGCAGCAGCAGACCTTCAAAATCCGCATGGAGCCTGACGAGACG GTGAAGGTGctaaaggagaaaatagaagctGAGAAGGGTCGTGATGCCTTCCCTGTGGCTGGACAGAAACTCATCTATGCTGGCAAGATCCTGAGTGATGACGTTCCCATCAGGGACTATCGCATTGATGAGAAGAATTTCGTGGTCGTTATGGTGACCAAG GCCAAAACTAGTCCAGGCACCTCAGTACCCCCAGAGGCCTCACCCACTGCTGCCCCGGAGTCCTCCACATCCTTCCCTCCGGCCCCTGCCTCAGGCAtgtcccatcccccacctactgCCAGAGAGGACAAGAGCCCATCGGAGGAATCAGTCCCCACGACATCCCCGGAGTCCGTGTCAGG CTCTGTTCCTTCTTCAGGTAGCAGCGGGCGAGAGGAAGATGCAGCATCCACACTAG TGACTGGTTCTGAGTATGAGACGATGCTGACAGAGATCATGTCCATGGGCTATGAGAGGGAGCGGGTCGTGGCCGCCCTGAGAGCCAGCtacaacaacccccaccgagccgtGGAGTATCTACTCACG GGAATTCCTGGGAGTCCCGAGCCAGAACATGGTTCTGTCCAGGAGAGCCAGGTGTCGGAGCAGCCAGCCACAGAAGGAG CAGGAGAGAACCCCCTGGAGTTCCTGCGGGACCAGCCCCAGTTCCAGAATATGCGGCAGGTGATTCAGCAGAACCCGGCACTACTGCCTGCCCTGCTCCAGCAGCTGGGCCAAGAGAATCCTCAGCTTTTGCAG CAAATTAGTCGGCACCAGGAGCAGTTCATCCAGATGCTGAATGAGCCCCCTGGGGAGCTGGCAGACATCTCAGatgtggagggggaggtgggcgcCATAGGGGAGGAGGCTCCACAGATGAACTACATCCAGGTGACACCACAGGAGAAAGAAGCTATAGAGAGG TTGAAGGCCCTGGGCTTCCCAGAGAGCCTGGTGATCCAGGCCTACTTCGCTTGTGAAAAAAACGAGAACTTGGCTGCCAACTTCCTCCTGAGTCAGAACTTTGATGACGAGTGA